In Carcharodon carcharias isolate sCarCar2 chromosome 3, sCarCar2.pri, whole genome shotgun sequence, a single window of DNA contains:
- the arl8 gene encoding ADP-ribosylation factor-like 8 isoform X4, with translation MVMGLLFTKLWSFFCDQEHKVIVVGLDNAGKTTILYQFLMNEVVHTSPTIGSNVEEIVVKSTHFLMWDIGGQDSLRSSWNTYYTNTEFIILVVDSTDRERLSITKEELYRMLAHEDLRNAAVLIFANKQDKKCCMSAVEISKFLTLSAIKDHPWHIQACCALTGEGHRPGAPMNQQSVICHPTP, from the exons ATGGTAATGGGGCTCCTCTTCACCAAACTGTGGAGCTTCTTTTGTGACCAAG AACATAAAGTTATAGTAGTTGGCTTGGACAATGCTGGAAAGACCACAATCCTTTATCAATT CTTGATGAATGAAGTTGTTCACACATCACCTACAATTGGAAGCAATGTAGAGGAGATAGTGGTCAAAAGTACACATTTCTTAATGTGGGATATTGGTGGGCAGGATTCGCTGCGTTCATCGTGGAATACTTATTACACCAACACTGAG TTTATAATTCTGGTTGTGGATagcactgacagagagagattgtcaaTCACCAAGGAGGAACTGTATAGGATGCTGGCTCATGAG GATCTAAGGAATGCTGCTGTACTTATATTTGCTAACAAGCAGGATAAGAAGTGTTGCATGTCTGCAGTCGAAATTTCAAAATTTCTTACACTAAGTGCTATCAAGGACCATCCATGGCATATTCAAGCCTGCTGCGCCCTTACAGGAGAGGG
- the arl8 gene encoding ADP-ribosylation factor-like 8 isoform X5 — MVMGLLFTKLWSFFCDQEHKVIVVGLDNAGKTTILYQFLMNEVVHTSPTIGSNVEEIVVKSTHFLMWDIGGQDSLRSSWNTYYTNTEFIILVVDSTDRERLSITKEELYRMLAHEDLRNAAVLIFANKQDKKCCMSAVEISKFLTLSAIKDHPWHIQACCALTGEGLCQGLEWMTTKVGVR; from the exons ATGGTAATGGGGCTCCTCTTCACCAAACTGTGGAGCTTCTTTTGTGACCAAG AACATAAAGTTATAGTAGTTGGCTTGGACAATGCTGGAAAGACCACAATCCTTTATCAATT CTTGATGAATGAAGTTGTTCACACATCACCTACAATTGGAAGCAATGTAGAGGAGATAGTGGTCAAAAGTACACATTTCTTAATGTGGGATATTGGTGGGCAGGATTCGCTGCGTTCATCGTGGAATACTTATTACACCAACACTGAG TTTATAATTCTGGTTGTGGATagcactgacagagagagattgtcaaTCACCAAGGAGGAACTGTATAGGATGCTGGCTCATGAG GATCTAAGGAATGCTGCTGTACTTATATTTGCTAACAAGCAGGATAAGAAGTGTTGCATGTCTGCAGTCGAAATTTCAAAATTTCTTACACTAAGTGCTATCAAGGACCATCCATGGCATATTCAAGCCTGCTGCGCCCTTACAGGAGAGGG